A stretch of Bradyrhizobium sp. AZCC 2262 DNA encodes these proteins:
- a CDS encoding PAS domain-containing sensor histidine kinase codes for MSGVVAGMRRTLLSCTSLARNGVIALATALSVSPEPALAADLTIPQAISALLDLNHQEFAALTTALSLLGFTVVAAILLMRTRIRASRVELNLRSDIADLQVQADRLRALLFAEPQILIAWAAGDNRPQISGDTSLLISQDALSNSPQRILAFGTWLPPEPALQMDHAVDALREAGEGFLLNLSTSNGRAIEAMGRAIGGQAVVRIRELGGLRRELAESNLRYRTFVEETELLRDFAAAAPWPIWAKSGEGNLRYANTAYVRATEGASVADAIYRNLELLENDQRAEMGRMLNDNATFSARLPIVVGGERRIYDVQALRLSGGSAGIAIDASEATALRDAMERMAEAHRRTLDQLSSGVAVFDSQRRLAFYNESYRRLWGLDQAFLDSNPDDSSVLDRLRAARKLPEQPDFRAWKAKLHEAYRALEPENYTWFLPDGRAVSVVTTPNLEGGVTYLFDNVTESLDLARRYDRLTRVQHETLDNLAEAVAVFGSNGRVELFNPAFEKMWKLSAESLKEQPHIETVEAWCKPLFDDALTWRALREAITGIENRAQVALKLERKDGSVLDCMTMPLPDGATMLTFQDITDTENVERALRERNEALEAADQMKVDFVHHVSYELRAPLTTIIGFAHFLSDPSTGPLTTKQAEYLDYVTKSTNALLALTNNILDLATIDAGAMKLELGPVNIEKAIRAAAEGIQDRLATDRIELKVDIDSNIGNFTGDERRVVQVLYNLLANAVGFSPHDAAVTISARRTEHRVIFTVSDSGPGIPAEVKDKVFDWFESHSHGSRHRGAGLGLSLVRSFVELHGGKVRVDSVVGKGTTVTCDFPIDQNAHRNAAE; via the coding sequence ATGTCGGGCGTAGTCGCGGGAATGCGTCGAACCCTGCTGTCGTGCACCTCACTGGCGCGCAACGGCGTGATTGCGCTCGCCACCGCCCTCTCCGTCTCGCCGGAACCCGCGCTGGCCGCGGACTTGACCATCCCACAGGCGATTTCCGCCCTGCTCGACCTCAATCACCAGGAATTTGCGGCACTGACGACAGCGCTGTCGCTGCTCGGCTTTACCGTGGTGGCTGCGATCCTGCTGATGCGCACGCGCATTCGGGCCAGCCGGGTGGAACTCAACCTGCGCTCCGACATCGCCGACCTGCAGGTGCAGGCCGACCGGCTGCGCGCGCTCCTGTTCGCCGAACCCCAGATCCTGATCGCCTGGGCGGCGGGCGACAACCGGCCCCAGATCAGCGGCGACACCTCGCTTCTGATCTCGCAGGACGCGCTGTCCAATTCACCGCAACGCATCCTCGCCTTTGGAACCTGGCTGCCACCGGAACCGGCGCTGCAGATGGATCATGCGGTCGACGCGCTGCGCGAGGCTGGCGAAGGCTTTCTGCTCAATCTCTCCACCTCGAACGGCCGCGCCATCGAAGCGATGGGCCGTGCCATCGGGGGGCAAGCCGTTGTGCGGATTCGCGAACTCGGGGGATTGCGCCGGGAACTCGCCGAATCCAATCTCCGTTACAGGACGTTTGTCGAAGAGACCGAGCTGCTGCGCGACTTCGCCGCCGCGGCACCCTGGCCGATCTGGGCCAAGAGCGGCGAGGGCAATCTGCGCTACGCCAACACAGCCTATGTGCGGGCCACCGAGGGCGCCAGCGTCGCGGATGCCATCTACCGCAACCTCGAGCTCCTGGAGAACGACCAGCGCGCCGAAATGGGCCGGATGCTGAACGACAATGCCACTTTCAGTGCGCGGCTGCCGATCGTGGTCGGCGGCGAGCGGCGCATCTATGACGTGCAGGCACTCAGACTTAGCGGCGGCAGCGCCGGCATCGCCATCGACGCCAGCGAGGCGACCGCGTTGCGCGACGCCATGGAGCGGATGGCGGAAGCCCATCGCCGCACCCTCGATCAATTGTCATCGGGCGTCGCCGTGTTCGACAGCCAGCGGCGGCTTGCGTTCTACAATGAATCCTACCGGCGGCTGTGGGGCCTCGACCAGGCCTTCCTCGATTCCAATCCGGACGATTCGAGCGTGCTCGACCGGCTGCGCGCGGCGCGCAAGCTACCCGAACAGCCCGACTTCCGGGCCTGGAAGGCCAAGCTGCACGAAGCCTATCGCGCCTTGGAGCCCGAGAACTACACCTGGTTCCTGCCCGATGGGCGCGCCGTCAGCGTCGTCACTACGCCGAACCTCGAAGGCGGCGTCACCTATCTATTCGACAATGTCACCGAGAGCCTCGATCTTGCACGCCGCTACGACCGGCTGACCCGGGTCCAGCATGAGACGCTCGACAATCTGGCTGAAGCGGTCGCGGTGTTCGGCAGCAATGGTCGGGTCGAATTGTTCAATCCCGCTTTCGAGAAAATGTGGAAGCTGTCGGCGGAATCGCTGAAGGAGCAACCCCACATCGAGACCGTCGAAGCGTGGTGCAAGCCGCTGTTCGACGACGCGCTCACCTGGCGGGCGCTGCGCGAAGCGATCACGGGAATCGAGAACCGGGCGCAGGTGGCGCTGAAACTCGAGCGCAAGGACGGCAGCGTGCTGGACTGCATGACCATGCCGCTGCCGGACGGCGCGACCATGCTGACCTTCCAGGACATCACCGACACCGAGAATGTCGAGCGGGCGCTGCGCGAACGCAACGAGGCGCTGGAAGCCGCCGACCAGATGAAGGTCGATTTCGTCCACCACGTGTCCTACGAACTGCGCGCGCCCCTCACCACCATCATCGGCTTTGCGCATTTCCTCAGCGATCCCTCCACTGGCCCGCTGACGACGAAGCAGGCCGAATATCTCGATTACGTCACCAAATCGACCAACGCGCTGCTCGCGCTCACCAACAACATCCTCGATCTCGCCACCATCGATGCCGGCGCCATGAAGCTCGAGCTCGGCCCGGTCAATATCGAGAAAGCGATCCGGGCTGCCGCCGAAGGCATTCAGGATCGGCTGGCGACCGACCGCATCGAACTCAAGGTCGACATCGATTCCAATATCGGCAACTTCACCGGCGACGAGCGGCGCGTGGTGCAGGTGCTTTATAATTTGCTCGCCAACGCCGTCGGATTCTCGCCGCACGATGCCGCAGTCACGATCAGCGCGCGGCGTACCGAGCATCGCGTGATCTTCACCGTCAGCGATTCCGGCCCTGGCATTCCGGCTGAGGTGAAGGACAAGGTGTTCGACTGGTTCGAGAGCCACTCCCACGGCTCGCGTCATCGCGGCGCCGGCCTCGGCCTGTCGCTGGTGCGCTCCTTTGTCGAACTGCACGGCGGCAAGGTGCGCGTCGATTCGGTGGTCGGCAAGGGCACCACGGTCACCTGCGACTTTCCGATCGATCAGAACGCACATCGCAACGCCGCCGAATGA
- the dut gene encoding dUTP diphosphatase → MSATVKVDIHQLPHGEGLALPAYQSADAAGLDLLAAVPADTPLILPPGRYAMVPTALTIALPSGFEAQVRPRSGLAAKHGVTVLNSPGTVDADYRGEINVLLINHGDTPFPIRRGERIAQMVIAPVVQAQLVPVVSLSATDRGSGGFGSTGR, encoded by the coding sequence GTGAGCGCGACAGTGAAGGTCGATATCCACCAATTGCCGCACGGCGAAGGTCTCGCGCTGCCAGCCTATCAGAGCGCGGATGCCGCCGGGCTCGACCTGCTGGCCGCAGTTCCCGCGGACACGCCGCTGATCCTGCCACCGGGCAGATACGCGATGGTGCCGACCGCGCTCACAATAGCCCTGCCTTCCGGCTTTGAAGCGCAGGTGCGGCCGCGTTCCGGGCTTGCCGCCAAGCATGGTGTTACCGTCTTGAATTCGCCGGGCACGGTGGACGCGGATTATCGCGGCGAGATCAACGTCCTCCTGATCAATCACGGCGATACGCCGTTCCCGATCCGGCGCGGCGAGCGCATCGCGCAGATGGTGATTGCGCCGGTTGTGCAGGCGCAACTGGTTCCGGTGGTGTCGCTTTCAGCAACCGATCGCGGCAGTGGCGGTTTCGGCTCGACTGGACGCTGA
- the coaBC gene encoding bifunctional phosphopantothenoylcysteine decarboxylase/phosphopantothenate--cysteine ligase CoaBC gives MASLTIRKLDETVKAYLRVRSAGNGRSVEEEVRVILGELIQRAEFPGAAVSPPSSEGPAQAPQRISTASERSVTLIIGGGIAAFKSLELIRRLKERHVHVRCVLTRAAQQFVTPLSASALSHERVYTDLFDPGSEFDAGHIRLARECDLIVVAPATADLMAKMAQGHADDLASAILLAADRPILLAPAMNPLMWNNAATRRNVLQLRRDGVHMIGPNAGEMAESGEAGVGRMSEAIEIAAAAVDILRPPRPRPLAGKRVLITAGPTHEAIDPVRYIANRSSGKQGFAIAAAAQAAGADVTLVSGPVELRDPAGVTVIRVESARDMLHRVEAALPADIAIFAAAVADWRVANEGEQKLKKTAAGMPPLQLVENPDILAKISKLTDRRPPLVIGFAAETEHLIDNAKAKIARKGCDWIVANDVSPATGVMGGDRNTVHLLTRDGKETNANSIEVESWPVMTKEQVAAELVAKIAKTVEKNS, from the coding sequence ATGGCCAGCCTGACCATCCGAAAACTCGACGAGACCGTCAAAGCCTATCTGCGTGTCCGCTCGGCTGGAAACGGTCGCTCCGTCGAAGAGGAAGTCCGGGTCATCCTCGGAGAGCTCATACAGCGCGCCGAATTTCCTGGCGCAGCGGTGTCGCCGCCGTCCTCGGAGGGCCCCGCACAAGCCCCGCAGCGCATCAGCACCGCCAGCGAACGGAGCGTCACCCTGATCATCGGCGGCGGCATCGCCGCCTTCAAGTCGCTGGAACTGATCCGGCGGCTGAAAGAGCGTCACGTTCACGTCCGCTGCGTGCTGACCAGGGCCGCACAGCAATTCGTGACGCCGCTTTCCGCCAGCGCGCTGTCGCATGAGCGCGTCTATACGGATCTGTTCGACCCCGGCAGCGAATTCGACGCCGGCCATATTCGCCTCGCCCGCGAATGCGATCTGATCGTGGTGGCGCCGGCAACCGCCGACCTGATGGCGAAGATGGCGCAAGGCCATGCCGACGATCTCGCCAGCGCGATCCTGCTGGCCGCCGACCGGCCGATCCTGCTGGCGCCCGCCATGAATCCCTTGATGTGGAACAACGCCGCCACCCGCCGCAATGTGCTGCAGCTTCGGCGCGACGGCGTCCACATGATCGGCCCCAACGCCGGCGAGATGGCTGAGTCAGGCGAAGCCGGCGTCGGGCGGATGTCGGAGGCGATTGAAATCGCAGCCGCCGCCGTCGACATCCTTCGTCCGCCGCGACCGCGTCCGCTCGCAGGCAAGCGCGTGCTGATCACGGCGGGACCGACGCATGAGGCGATCGATCCCGTGCGCTATATCGCCAACCGCTCCTCCGGCAAGCAGGGCTTTGCCATCGCCGCCGCCGCACAAGCCGCAGGCGCCGACGTCACGCTGGTCTCCGGCCCGGTCGAATTGCGCGATCCGGCGGGCGTCACGGTGATCCGGGTGGAATCGGCGCGCGACATGCTGCATCGGGTGGAGGCCGCCTTGCCGGCCGATATCGCGATCTTCGCAGCCGCCGTAGCCGACTGGCGCGTCGCCAACGAAGGCGAGCAGAAACTGAAAAAGACCGCAGCCGGCATGCCGCCGCTGCAACTGGTGGAAAACCCCGACATTCTCGCGAAGATCTCGAAATTGACAGACAGGCGTCCGCCGCTGGTGATCGGATTTGCCGCCGAGACCGAGCATCTGATCGACAACGCCAAGGCCAAGATCGCGCGCAAGGGCTGCGACTGGATCGTCGCCAATGACGTTTCGCCCGCAACCGGCGTGATGGGCGGCGACCGCAACACCGTTCACCTGCTGACGCGCGACGGCAAGGAGACCAACGCCAACAGCATCGAGGTGGAGTCCTGGCCGGTGATGACCAAGGAGCAGGTCGCAGCCGAACTGGTGGCGAAGATTGCGAAAACCGTGGAGAAGAATTCGTGA
- the ubiB gene encoding 2-polyprenylphenol 6-hydroxylase gives MISAATHIARLVRAAYVFAREGVFGVVDPSLVPPPGQLALRLARLIERPGAKSGPRLSRALTRLGPAYLKLGQFLATRPDVVGVAMARDLESLQDRLPPFSQAEAEAVIAASLERPLAKAFVSLGPPVAAASIAQVHRGETERDGLRKSVAVKVLRPNVASRFRRDLGDFFFVAHNAEAHSAEARRLRLIEVINTMSRSVAMEMDLRLEAAALSEMAENTRDDPDFRVPTVDWDRTTHNVLTMEWIDGIALNDHARLEQSHVDLPDLGRKVIQSFLRHALRDGFFHADMHPGNLFLDDAGRLVAVDFGIMGRLGLKERRFLAEILLGFITRDYRRVAEVHFEAGYVPGHHSVENFAQAIRAIGEPIHNRTAEEISMAKLLTLLLEVTGLFDMQTRPELILLQKTMVVVEGVARGFDPKLDIWKVADPVVREWIERNLGPLGRIQGAMSGAGELGRVMGSLPAIASRAVAVLENMEKMTREGLTLSPETIAAMGRAEGRKSRWRTVALWIIAVTFIGILVAIRQL, from the coding sequence GTGATTTCTGCGGCGACCCACATCGCGCGGCTCGTCCGCGCCGCTTACGTGTTTGCACGCGAAGGCGTGTTCGGCGTCGTCGACCCAAGTCTCGTGCCGCCGCCCGGACAGCTCGCGCTGCGGCTGGCGCGGCTGATCGAACGCCCCGGCGCCAAATCCGGCCCGCGGCTGTCGCGCGCACTGACGCGGCTCGGACCGGCCTATCTCAAGCTCGGGCAATTTCTGGCGACCCGGCCCGACGTGGTCGGCGTCGCGATGGCACGCGACCTGGAAAGCCTGCAGGACCGGCTGCCGCCGTTTTCGCAAGCCGAAGCCGAGGCCGTGATCGCCGCGTCGCTGGAACGCCCTCTGGCTAAAGCGTTTGTCAGCCTCGGCCCGCCGGTCGCCGCCGCCTCGATCGCCCAGGTGCATCGCGGCGAGACCGAACGGGACGGCCTACGCAAATCGGTCGCGGTGAAAGTGCTCCGGCCCAATGTCGCCTCGCGTTTCCGCCGTGACCTCGGCGATTTTTTCTTTGTCGCGCACAATGCGGAAGCGCATTCGGCCGAAGCGCGGCGGCTGCGGCTGATCGAGGTCATCAACACGATGTCGCGCTCGGTCGCGATGGAGATGGACCTGCGGCTCGAGGCGGCCGCCCTGTCGGAGATGGCGGAGAACACGCGCGACGATCCGGATTTCCGCGTGCCGACCGTCGACTGGGATCGCACCACCCACAACGTGCTGACGATGGAGTGGATCGACGGCATCGCGCTGAACGACCATGCGCGGCTCGAACAATCGCATGTCGACCTGCCCGATCTCGGTCGCAAGGTGATCCAGAGCTTTCTGCGCCATGCGCTACGCGACGGCTTCTTCCATGCCGACATGCATCCCGGCAATCTGTTTCTCGACGATGCCGGCCGGCTGGTGGCGGTCGATTTCGGCATCATGGGCCGGCTCGGGCTGAAGGAGCGGCGCTTCCTCGCTGAAATTCTGCTGGGCTTCATCACGCGCGACTACCGCCGCGTTGCGGAAGTGCATTTCGAGGCGGGCTACGTGCCGGGCCATCACTCGGTGGAGAATTTCGCGCAAGCCATCCGCGCCATCGGCGAGCCGATCCACAACCGCACAGCCGAAGAAATCTCGATGGCGAAGCTGCTGACGCTTCTCCTCGAAGTCACCGGCCTGTTCGACATGCAGACCCGGCCCGAACTGATCTTGCTGCAAAAGACCATGGTGGTGGTCGAGGGGGTCGCGCGGGGTTTCGACCCCAAGCTCGACATCTGGAAGGTCGCCGATCCCGTGGTGCGCGAATGGATCGAGCGCAACCTCGGTCCACTCGGGCGAATTCAGGGCGCGATGTCAGGCGCGGGCGAACTCGGCCGGGTGATGGGGAGCCTGCCGGCGATCGCCTCGCGGGCGGTTGCCGTGCTCGAAAACATGGAGAAGATGACCCGGGAGGGCCTGACGCTGTCGCCGGAGACGATCGCAGCCATGGGCCGGGCCGAGGGCCGCAAGAGCCGCTGGCGGACGGTGGCGCTCTGGATCATCGCGGTCACCTTTATCGGAATTCTGGTCGCCATCCGCCAATTGTGA
- the ubiE gene encoding bifunctional demethylmenaquinone methyltransferase/2-methoxy-6-polyprenyl-1,4-benzoquinol methylase UbiE, whose product MDRPDQTTHFGFRDVPLGDKQTLVNDVFHSVASRYDLMNDLMSGGLHRVWKDIMINALNPPKVDAPFALLDVAGGTGDIAFRAAEAAGAGFHATVCDINIDMLEVGRNRALARHLDQQVSFVEGNAEALALRDRSFDAYTIAFGIRNVPRIDAALREAYRVLRPGSRFLCLEFSTVDVPGLDRLYDFFSFKVIPPLGRAVTGDAESYQYLVESIRKFPRPNQFAEMIRDAGFARVKWESLSGGIVALHSGWRL is encoded by the coding sequence ATGGATCGGCCGGACCAAACCACCCATTTTGGCTTCAGGGACGTGCCCCTGGGGGACAAGCAGACGCTGGTGAACGACGTATTTCATAGCGTGGCGTCCCGTTACGACCTGATGAACGATCTGATGTCGGGAGGCCTGCACCGGGTCTGGAAAGACATCATGATCAATGCGCTCAACCCGCCGAAAGTCGATGCGCCCTTTGCCCTGCTCGACGTCGCGGGCGGCACCGGCGACATCGCCTTCCGCGCGGCCGAGGCGGCAGGCGCCGGCTTCCACGCCACCGTCTGTGACATCAATATTGATATGCTCGAGGTCGGCCGCAACCGGGCGCTGGCGCGTCATCTCGACCAGCAGGTTTCATTCGTCGAGGGCAATGCCGAGGCGCTGGCGCTCCGCGATCGCAGCTTCGACGCCTACACCATCGCGTTCGGCATTCGCAACGTACCGCGGATCGATGCTGCGCTCCGCGAGGCCTATCGCGTGCTGCGGCCCGGCAGCAGATTCTTGTGCCTGGAATTCTCCACCGTCGACGTTCCCGGGCTTGACCGGCTTTACGACTTCTTCTCGTTCAAGGTGATCCCGCCGCTCGGCCGCGCCGTGACGGGCGACGCGGAATCCTATCAGTACCTTGTCGAATCGATCCGGAAATTCCCCCGGCCCAATCAATTTGCCGAGATGATCCGCGACGCCGGCTTTGCGCGGGTGAAGTGGGAAAGCCTGTCCGGCGGCATCGTGGCGTTGCATTCAGGCTGGCGTTTGTGA
- the mutM gene encoding bifunctional DNA-formamidopyrimidine glycosylase/DNA-(apurinic or apyrimidinic site) lyase, translated as MPELPEVETVRRGLQPAMEGSKIVKAEARRKDLRFPFQKDFIARLQGQTVTGLGRRAKYLMADLGSGDVLLMHLGMSGSFRVLEGGHNDTPGQFHHPRSEDRAHDHVVFHMSSGASIVFNDPRRFGYMKIIARNALEDEPLLKGLGPEPLGNEFDAAMLARSCFNKKTSLKAALLDQRVVAGLGNIYVCEALYRSQLSPRRLAATLATKKAEPTDHAVRLVGAIHSVLNQAIKAGGSSISDHRLTSGELGYFQHSFQVYDREGEKCQTKDCSGIVRRFVQNGRSTFWCPKCQK; from the coding sequence ATGCCTGAATTGCCTGAAGTTGAGACCGTCCGCCGCGGCCTGCAGCCCGCCATGGAGGGGTCGAAAATCGTGAAAGCCGAGGCCCGCCGCAAGGATCTGCGGTTTCCCTTTCAAAAAGATTTTATCGCCCGGCTGCAGGGCCAGACGGTGACCGGCCTCGGCCGCCGCGCCAAATACCTGATGGCGGATCTCGGCTCCGGCGACGTGCTTTTGATGCATCTGGGCATGTCCGGCTCGTTCCGGGTGCTGGAAGGCGGCCATAACGACACACCGGGCCAATTCCACCATCCGCGCAGCGAGGACCGCGCGCATGACCATGTCGTGTTTCACATGTCATCGGGGGCTTCCATCGTGTTCAACGATCCGCGCCGCTTCGGTTACATGAAGATCATCGCCCGCAACGCGCTGGAGGACGAACCGCTGTTGAAGGGTCTCGGCCCGGAGCCGCTCGGCAACGAATTCGACGCCGCGATGCTGGCGCGCTCGTGCTTCAACAAGAAGACCAGCCTGAAGGCCGCGCTGCTCGACCAGCGGGTGGTCGCGGGGCTCGGCAATATCTATGTCTGCGAGGCGCTGTACCGTTCGCAACTATCGCCACGGAGGCTGGCGGCGACGCTGGCGACGAAGAAGGCGGAGCCGACCGACCATGCCGTGCGGCTGGTCGGTGCAATTCATTCCGTGCTCAATCAGGCGATCAAGGCCGGGGGTTCCTCGATTAGCGATCATCGCCTGACGTCCGGCGAGCTCGGCTATTTCCAGCACTCGTTCCAGGTCTATGACCGCGAGGGCGAGAAATGCCAAACTAAAGACTGCAGCGGCATCGTACGACGCTTCGTTCAGAATGGCCGCTCAACGTTTTGGTGCCCGAAATGCCAAAAATGA
- a CDS encoding GNAT family N-acetyltransferase, producing MPKMTITPTLHTPRLILRPLALSDAPAIQRHFNNWNIIQHLASVVPWPYPDDGAETFIAQELERAAAGEVIYNWMLVLRGGDGEAIGNIRFRPWSGNAKGDRGFWLAERYWKQGLMSEAVSAVNDFAFRVLDVDVFYACNAVTNEASRRVKQKTGAEFLGYVELAHHSGQTRAEKWRVTRENWLRLNP from the coding sequence ATGCCAAAAATGACCATCACGCCGACGCTGCATACGCCGCGACTGATTTTGCGGCCGCTCGCGCTGTCGGATGCGCCGGCGATCCAGCGCCATTTCAACAACTGGAACATCATCCAGCATCTCGCATCGGTTGTCCCCTGGCCATATCCGGACGACGGCGCGGAGACTTTCATCGCGCAGGAACTGGAAAGAGCCGCCGCGGGGGAAGTGATCTATAATTGGATGCTGGTGCTGCGCGGCGGGGACGGCGAAGCCATCGGGAATATCCGCTTTCGTCCCTGGTCCGGCAATGCGAAGGGCGACCGGGGATTTTGGCTCGCGGAGCGCTACTGGAAACAGGGCTTGATGAGCGAAGCCGTCTCGGCGGTGAACGATTTTGCTTTCCGCGTGCTGGATGTCGATGTCTTCTACGCCTGTAACGCGGTTACCAATGAGGCGTCACGCCGCGTCAAGCAAAAGACCGGCGCCGAATTCCTCGGCTATGTCGAGCTTGCCCATCACAGCGGTCAGACGCGCGCGGAAAAATGGCGCGTGACGCGGGAAAACTGGTTGCGTCTAAATCCATAG
- a CDS encoding ParA family protein, whose amino-acid sequence MQTIVLTTQKGGSGKSTLSISLALAAIRAGHNVRLIETDPQGTVSNWKRRRPYASPIVEPIYAAREVEQRLQSLAHDGVTVTIVDTAGGETAATNSAIRYSDLCLIPTRPSIADIEATAATLRVIRAWHKPFAYVLNQTPIRAAARLAGAEHALGTEAALDAAEIVAQPFVVMRNDYQDALSAGLAVCEHAPGGKSAEEIRALWQWVETRLGNAVTATDEPVLEEFVEIPAIIPKWAALPSFDTDSALFLRTRARV is encoded by the coding sequence ATGCAGACGATCGTATTGACCACCCAGAAGGGCGGTTCGGGAAAAAGCACGCTTTCCATCAGCCTTGCACTTGCCGCCATCCGGGCCGGCCACAATGTCCGACTGATCGAAACCGACCCCCAAGGCACCGTTTCGAACTGGAAGCGCCGCCGTCCCTATGCCTCGCCGATCGTCGAACCGATCTACGCCGCCCGGGAGGTCGAACAGCGCCTGCAATCGCTCGCGCACGACGGCGTCACGGTGACGATCGTGGATACCGCCGGCGGCGAAACCGCCGCGACCAATTCGGCCATTCGCTATTCCGACCTCTGCCTGATTCCGACGCGGCCGAGCATCGCCGACATCGAGGCGACCGCCGCGACGCTGCGCGTGATCCGGGCCTGGCACAAGCCGTTCGCCTACGTCCTGAACCAGACGCCGATCCGGGCCGCGGCGCGCCTTGCCGGCGCCGAACACGCGCTGGGCACCGAGGCGGCACTCGATGCCGCCGAGATCGTGGCCCAGCCCTTTGTCGTGATGCGCAACGACTACCAGGACGCGCTGAGCGCCGGCCTTGCGGTCTGCGAACATGCGCCGGGCGGTAAGTCCGCGGAGGAAATACGCGCCCTCTGGCAGTGGGTCGAAACGCGGCTGGGCAATGCGGTGACGGCTACCGACGAACCGGTCCTCGAGGAATTCGTGGAAATACCCGCAATTATTCCTAAATGGGCTGCGCTCCCGTCTTTCGACACTGACAGCGCACTCTTCCTGAGAACCCGGGCTCGCGTCTGA
- the ggt gene encoding gamma-glutamyltransferase, translated as MTGHWRDRAATSFQCQKQPAAGSRGMVVSNHPLASSAGAEMLAAGGNAIDAAIATLFTLTVVEPMMVGIIGGGMAHIRLADGSHRFVDGQSTVPSAVKPDTYQSKPGSAHDVFDTVGDENLTGPKAVAVPGSLKAWCETLGKFGTMSLADVMQPAIKHAARGYAATPYLHECITDSAEEMLKDKEISAIYLPNGVPLKAGERVVQSEYAETLTYISQRGEAALYQGPLGDILVDYMKKNGGFIARKDLTNYKTVERQPIRADYRGWQIMGPPPPAASGVHIAQMLNILEGYDIAKLGFGSAATIHYLAEVLKIAFADRAAASGDPDFINVPVERLTSKAYAEERRRAIDADRAQSWAAGVAQLESADTTHMTAADAFGNVVATTQTINNLFGAKILIPGLGAIPNNYMNLYDPRPGHALSLAPGKRVTTSMSPMMALRDGKLVYALGLPGGKRIFPSAMQALINLIDHGMSLQEAVEAPRVWTEGNALEVELAVPDSVRAKLTSMGHKVLAMPTVAGGMNAIQFHEDGTMTGAACWRADGTPIGIAGGLARAGVRFGLA; from the coding sequence ATGACGGGTCATTGGCGGGATCGCGCAGCCACCAGTTTTCAATGTCAGAAGCAGCCGGCGGCCGGAAGCCGCGGCATGGTGGTTAGCAATCATCCACTGGCCTCGAGCGCGGGCGCGGAAATGCTGGCGGCGGGCGGCAACGCCATCGATGCGGCGATTGCGACATTGTTCACGCTGACGGTGGTCGAGCCGATGATGGTCGGCATCATCGGCGGCGGCATGGCCCATATCCGGCTGGCCGACGGCAGCCACCGCTTCGTCGACGGCCAGAGCACGGTGCCATCGGCAGTCAAGCCCGACACCTACCAGTCCAAGCCTGGCTCCGCGCATGACGTGTTCGATACCGTCGGCGATGAAAACCTGACCGGCCCGAAAGCGGTGGCCGTGCCGGGCTCGCTGAAAGCCTGGTGCGAGACGCTCGGCAAATTCGGCACAATGAGCCTTGCCGACGTCATGCAGCCCGCGATCAAGCACGCCGCGCGCGGCTATGCGGCGACGCCTTATTTGCACGAATGCATCACCGACAGCGCCGAGGAGATGTTGAAGGACAAAGAGATTTCGGCGATTTATTTGCCGAACGGAGTGCCGCTGAAGGCCGGCGAGCGCGTGGTGCAGTCGGAATACGCGGAAACGCTGACCTACATCTCCCAACGTGGCGAGGCGGCGCTGTATCAGGGTCCGCTCGGCGACATCCTCGTCGACTACATGAAGAAGAATGGCGGCTTCATCGCCCGCAAGGATCTCACGAATTACAAGACCGTCGAACGCCAGCCGATCCGCGCCGATTATCGCGGCTGGCAAATTATGGGGCCGCCGCCGCCCGCGGCCTCCGGCGTGCATATCGCGCAAATGCTCAACATTCTCGAAGGCTATGATATCGCAAAGCTCGGCTTCGGCTCCGCCGCCACGATCCATTACCTTGCCGAGGTGCTCAAGATCGCCTTCGCCGACCGCGCCGCCGCGAGCGGCGATCCCGATTTCATCAATGTACCGGTCGAGCGCCTGACCTCGAAGGCCTATGCCGAGGAACGCCGCCGCGCGATCGATGCAGACCGCGCGCAAAGCTGGGCCGCCGGCGTGGCGCAGCTCGAAAGCGCTGATACCACGCACATGACGGCGGCGGATGCGTTCGGCAACGTGGTCGCGACCACGCAGACCATCAACAACCTGTTCGGGGCGAAGATTCTCATTCCCGGGCTCGGCGCCATCCCGAACAACTACATGAATCTCTACGATCCCCGTCCCGGCCATGCGCTGTCGCTGGCGCCGGGCAAGCGCGTCACCACCTCGATGTCGCCGATGATGGCGCTTCGCGACGGCAAGCTCGTCTACGCGCTCGGCCTGCCCGGGGGAAAGCGAATCTTCCCGAGTGCGATGCAGGCGCTGATCAACCTGATCGACCATGGCATGAGCCTGCAGGAGGCGGTCGAAGCGCCGCGGGTGTGGACCGAAGGCAACGCGCTCGAAGTCGAACTGGCGGTGCCTGACAGCGTCCGCGCCAAACTCACGTCGATGGGCCACAAGGTGCTGGCGATGCCGACGGTTGCCGGCGGCATGAATGCCATCCAGTTTCACGAGGATGGCACGATGACAGGTGCGGCCTGCTGGCGCGCGGATGGCACGCCGATCGGCATCGCCGGCGGGCTGGCGCGTGCCGGCGTGAGGTTTGGACTGGCGTAA